In Paenibacillus sp., the DNA window GCCCATATGCATGCGCTGACGATGGAGTACAACGAGATGGTGCAGATGGCGCACCGAATGGGCGGCTCGCAGGCGGTGCCGATGCGCCGAAGCGCTTCGGCGGCGGGTATGGGCGCAGGCTTCGGAGGGCAGCGGCAGGCAGCGTTCCAGCCGACGTACGGACTGCACCAGCCGCAGCCGCAAACGCCGGCGTCCGGCGCCGAGGACATCGACGACGTCGACGTCGCGATCTGCCTCGTCAACTGCCACAAGCAAACGGCCTCGCTCAAAATGAAAGCGACGCTCGAAATGGCGCATCCGACGCTGCGGAGCATGCTGCAGTCGGCGGCCAACGCGTCGGCGAACATGGCGTACGAGGCGTTCCAGTACGCGAACCAGCGCGGTATGTACCAAGTGCCGACGATGAAGGACACGACGACGGAAACGTTCCTGTCGGCGTATGGCAGCGCCCCTTCCGCGTCGCAGGCGAATGCGCAGGGACAGCCGTATATGATGTAAACCAACGAGGGGAGTCGAGAGACTCCCTTTTTTCGTTGCCGGACGGCTGCGCGGCATCGTACATAATTTCCCATGGCGGAAGCAATCTAACGGGGAATAGCGAAGGGAAGGAAAGGAAGGTGTCGAATCTTTTATGGTGATATCGTTGTTCGCGAAGGAAGACAAGCGCGGGAGCGAACCGTCCGACGCCGGACGGGCGCCGGCGCGGCGCAGGCTCGAAGGCATGGCCGCGTTCGTGACCGGGGCGGG includes these proteins:
- a CDS encoding spore coat protein, whose protein sequence is MNTLGAHELLELHEVLSDAIHGLNTLKLYRPHARDRQLAAMVDAHMHALTMEYNEMVQMAHRMGGSQAVPMRRSASAAGMGAGFGGQRQAAFQPTYGLHQPQPQTPASGAEDIDDVDVAICLVNCHKQTASLKMKATLEMAHPTLRSMLQSAANASANMAYEAFQYANQRGMYQVPTMKDTTTETFLSAYGSAPSASQANAQGQPYMM